A stretch of Ciconia boyciana chromosome 36, ASM3463844v1, whole genome shotgun sequence DNA encodes these proteins:
- the PAGR1 gene encoding PAXIP1-associated glutamate-rich protein 1 isoform X1, whose translation MEPASEEAAEVTSGLQSLAVADAAEPPPLEGENPAAEETATLEEEEEEDWGVPRSDEEEGEPPDGWLPPPPDIRRLYELIAETGSLPLRHVPLPRRAPTPEPDSEEEPRSAGQPESEEEEEEKPPVPTEFDFDDEPVTPKNSLIDRRRTPGGTPLFASPPINPAGPPTRGQKREARLDKVLSDMKRHKKLEEQILRTGRDLFQLEGEDPPQNAPRVFSSVSVNIDPPQIFTAPPKERENTPKKSLWNEYSLIFKFFFFFGGG comes from the exons ATGGAGCCGGCGAGCGAGGAAGCGGCGGAGGTGACGTCGGGGCTGCAATCCCTCGCCGTCGCCGACGCCGCGGAACCGCCGCCGCTCGAAGGAGAAAACCCAGCGGCGGAAGAAACGGCGACGCtcgaggaagaagaggaagaagattgGGGGGTTCCTCGGAGCGACGAAGAAGAAGGGGAACCCCCCGACGGTTGGTTACCGCCGCCCCCCGATATCCGACGACTTTACGAACTCATCGCCGAAACCGGGAGCCTTCCTCTCCGCCACGTTCCTCTCCCTCGGCGCGCGCCGACCCCCGAACCCGACAGCGAGGAGGAACCTCGCTCCGCCGGGCAGCCCGAAAgcgaggaggaagaggaggagaa gcCGCCCGTCCCCACCGAGTTCGACTTCGACGACGAACCCGTCACCCCCAAAAATTCCCTCATCGATCGGCGGCGAACGCCGG gggGGACCCCGCTATTCGCTAGCCCCCCGATAAATCCGGCAGGCCCCCCGACGCGCGGGCAGAAGCGGGAAGCTCGCCTGGATAAAGTTTTATCGGATATGAAACGGCACAAGAAATTAGAAGAACAAATTCTCCGGACGGGGCGAGATCTTTTccagctggaaggagaagaCCCCCCCCAAAACGCCCCCCGGGTTTTTTCCTCCGTCAGCGTAAATATTGACCCCCCCCAAATTTTTACAGCACCCCCAAAAGAACGTgaaaacacccccaaaaaatctCTTTGGAATGAatatagtttaatttttaaatttttttttttttttggggggggttaa
- the PAGR1 gene encoding PAXIP1-associated glutamate-rich protein 1 isoform X3, with the protein MEPASEEAAEVTSGLQSLAVADAAEPPPLEGENPAAEETATLEEEEEEDWGVPRSDEEEGEPPDGWLPPPPDIRRLYELIAETGSLPLRHVPLPRRAPTPEPDSEEEPRSAGQPESEEEEEEKPPVPTEFDFDDEPVTPKNSLIDRRRTPAPR; encoded by the exons ATGGAGCCGGCGAGCGAGGAAGCGGCGGAGGTGACGTCGGGGCTGCAATCCCTCGCCGTCGCCGACGCCGCGGAACCGCCGCCGCTCGAAGGAGAAAACCCAGCGGCGGAAGAAACGGCGACGCtcgaggaagaagaggaagaagattgGGGGGTTCCTCGGAGCGACGAAGAAGAAGGGGAACCCCCCGACGGTTGGTTACCGCCGCCCCCCGATATCCGACGACTTTACGAACTCATCGCCGAAACCGGGAGCCTTCCTCTCCGCCACGTTCCTCTCCCTCGGCGCGCGCCGACCCCCGAACCCGACAGCGAGGAGGAACCTCGCTCCGCCGGGCAGCCCGAAAgcgaggaggaagaggaggagaa gcCGCCCGTCCCCACCGAGTTCGACTTCGACGACGAACCCGTCACCCCCAAAAATTCCCTCATCGATCGGCGGCGAACGCCGG CCCCCCGATAA
- the PAGR1 gene encoding PAXIP1-associated glutamate-rich protein 1 isoform X2: protein MEPASEEAAEVTSGLQSLAVADAAEPPPLEGENPAAEETATLEEEEEEDWGVPRSDEEEGEPPDGWLPPPPDIRRLYELIAETGSLPLRHVPLPRRAPTPEPDSEEEPRSAGQPESEEEEEEKPPVPTEFDFDDEPVTPKNSLIDRRRTPGPPTRGQKREARLDKVLSDMKRHKKLEEQILRTGRDLFQLEGEDPPQNAPRVFSSVSVNIDPPQIFTAPPKERENTPKKSLWNEYSLIFKFFFFFGGG, encoded by the exons ATGGAGCCGGCGAGCGAGGAAGCGGCGGAGGTGACGTCGGGGCTGCAATCCCTCGCCGTCGCCGACGCCGCGGAACCGCCGCCGCTCGAAGGAGAAAACCCAGCGGCGGAAGAAACGGCGACGCtcgaggaagaagaggaagaagattgGGGGGTTCCTCGGAGCGACGAAGAAGAAGGGGAACCCCCCGACGGTTGGTTACCGCCGCCCCCCGATATCCGACGACTTTACGAACTCATCGCCGAAACCGGGAGCCTTCCTCTCCGCCACGTTCCTCTCCCTCGGCGCGCGCCGACCCCCGAACCCGACAGCGAGGAGGAACCTCGCTCCGCCGGGCAGCCCGAAAgcgaggaggaagaggaggagaa gcCGCCCGTCCCCACCGAGTTCGACTTCGACGACGAACCCGTCACCCCCAAAAATTCCCTCATCGATCGGCGGCGAACGCCGG GCCCCCCGACGCGCGGGCAGAAGCGGGAAGCTCGCCTGGATAAAGTTTTATCGGATATGAAACGGCACAAGAAATTAGAAGAACAAATTCTCCGGACGGGGCGAGATCTTTTccagctggaaggagaagaCCCCCCCCAAAACGCCCCCCGGGTTTTTTCCTCCGTCAGCGTAAATATTGACCCCCCCCAAATTTTTACAGCACCCCCAAAAGAACGTgaaaacacccccaaaaaatctCTTTGGAATGAatatagtttaatttttaaatttttttttttttttggggggggttaa